From Actinosynnema mirum DSM 43827, a single genomic window includes:
- the meaB gene encoding methylmalonyl Co-A mutase-associated GTPase MeaB: MARRLTAAEYAEGVLGGSRAVLARAITLVESTRPDHRELAQELLVELLPRSGGAHRVGITGVPGVGKSTFIDAFGTMLTERGHRVAVLAVDPSSTRTGGSILGDKTRMARLSLDQRAFIRPSPTSGTLGGVAKATRESIVLVEAAGYDVVLVETVGVGQSETAVANMTDCSLLLTLARTGDQLQGIKKGVLELADVVAVNKADGEHALEARKAARELAGALRLLRAHDAPWHQPVLTCSGLDGTGLDEVWRQVEKHRATLEEAGLLVRRRSDQQVGWAWAMVEDRVLGGLRADPGVRAEAPGLELAVREGRLTATLAAERILELFTRR, from the coding sequence ATGGCTAGGCGGCTCACCGCGGCCGAGTACGCCGAGGGGGTGCTGGGCGGCAGCAGGGCCGTGCTCGCCCGCGCCATCACCCTGGTCGAGTCCACCCGGCCGGACCACCGCGAGCTGGCGCAGGAGCTGCTGGTCGAGCTGCTGCCCCGCTCCGGCGGCGCGCACCGGGTCGGCATCACCGGGGTGCCGGGCGTGGGCAAGTCCACGTTCATCGACGCCTTCGGCACCATGCTCACCGAGCGCGGCCACCGGGTCGCGGTGCTGGCCGTCGACCCGTCGTCCACCCGCACCGGCGGCAGCATCCTCGGCGACAAGACCCGCATGGCCCGGCTCTCCCTGGACCAGCGCGCGTTCATCCGGCCGTCGCCGACCTCCGGCACGCTCGGCGGCGTCGCCAAGGCCACCCGCGAGTCGATCGTGCTGGTGGAGGCGGCCGGGTACGACGTGGTGCTGGTGGAGACCGTGGGCGTCGGGCAGTCCGAGACGGCGGTGGCGAACATGACGGACTGCTCGCTGCTGCTCACCCTGGCCCGCACCGGCGACCAGCTCCAGGGCATCAAGAAGGGCGTGCTGGAGCTGGCCGACGTGGTCGCGGTCAACAAGGCGGACGGCGAGCACGCGCTGGAGGCCCGCAAGGCGGCCCGCGAGCTGGCGGGCGCGCTGCGGCTGCTGCGCGCGCACGACGCGCCGTGGCACCAGCCGGTGCTCACCTGCAGCGGGCTCGACGGGACCGGGCTGGACGAGGTGTGGCGGCAGGTCGAGAAGCACCGGGCCACCCTGGAGGAGGCCGGGCTGCTGGTCCGGCGGCGCAGCGACCAGCAGGTCGGGTGGGCGTGGGCGATGGTGGAGGACCGGGTGCTCGGCGGGCTGCGGGCCGATCCCGGCGTGCGCGCGGAGGCCCCAGGGCTGGAGCTGGCGGTGCGGGAGGGGCGGCTCACCGCCACCCTCGCGGCGGAACGCATCCTGGAACTATTCACTCGCCGTTGA